From a region of the Triticum aestivum cultivar Chinese Spring chromosome 7D, IWGSC CS RefSeq v2.1, whole genome shotgun sequence genome:
- the LOC123167168 gene encoding calcium uniporter protein 5, mitochondrial, whose amino-acid sequence MLRAAASRLLIPRRLLSPAAATATPTVWNLRHFSLLTPQPRRAEAEFFTLAEAQRMVRLVGLEVLKRRLQNREDEVVTYREFLDACVEAGAAPTHGQAEALAGAMDQSGSIVLFRGKVYLHPEKIVDLVRSALPPVLEIENDARREEFELLKKKKGEIDRQACKQVRRILWSGFWFVQATVGLCFRFTFWEFTWDVVAPITFFVAGAHLLSGYAYFLITSRNLSYRTYMERLFKIRRRALCTKHDFDIERYLEMERHMRCPLGGDYSQGSKLHS is encoded by the exons ATGTTGCGAGCAGCCGCCTCCCGCCTGCTCATTCCCCGACGGCTGTTgtctccggcagccgccacggcaACGCCTACTGTGTGGAACCTCCGCCACTTCTCACTGTTGACCCCGCAGCCGCGCCGGGCGGAGGCGGAGTTCTTCACGCTGGCGGAAGCTCAGCGAATGGTGCGGCTTGTTGGACTCGAGGTGCTCAAGAGGCGTCTGCAGAACAGGGAAGACGAGGTGGTAACATACCGGGAGTTCCTGGACGCGTGCGTTGAGGCCGGAGCGGCACCGACTCACGGCCAGGCGGAGGCGCTCGCCGGAGCGATGGACCAGTCGGGCAGCATTGTGCTCTTCCGGGGAAAGGTCTACCTCCATCCTGAGAAG ATAGTAGACCTGGTTAGAAGCGCCTTGCCGCCTGTGCTCGAGATAGAGAATGATGCGAGAAGGGAAGAGTTTGAGCTACTGAAGAAAAAGAAAGGAGAGATCGATCGGCAGGCGTGCAAGCAAGTGAGGCGAATCCTGTGGTCAGGCTTCTGGTTCGTGCAAGCCACGGTCGGCCTTTGCTTCCGTTTCACATTCTGGGAGTTCACGTGGGACGTTGTAGCGCCGATCACCTTCTTCGTGGCTGGCGCCCACCTGCTTTCCGGCTACGCCTATTTCCTCATCACCTCGCGCAACCTGTCATATCGAACCTACATGGAGAGGCTGTTTAAAATAAGGAGGAGAGCGCTTTGCACAAAGCATGATTTTGACATAGAAAGGTACCTGGAAATGGAGAGGCACATGAGGTGTCCTCTGGGAGGTGATTATTCTCAAGGTAGTAAGCTTCATTCATAA
- the LOC123169810 gene encoding cytochrome P450 76M5, with amino-acid sequence MEIELWPIWATLAVASLLYFLASPARRAGTGGGRIPPGPTPLPLVGNLLCLRRGNLHHTLARLARAHGPVMTLRLGLTTAVVVSSRDAAREAFTRHDRRLAARAVPDAARGLGFADRSMLWLPSSDPLWKSLRGIVAAHAFSPRALAAARGVRERKVRDMVSYFRGRAGREVDVGQVMYAGVLNLVSSALCSVDVVDMGAAESGQGMRELVEDLVAVIAKPNISDLVPFLRRLDLQGWRRWSAMRIDKILLILDGIIDRRMANTSTEEKLSHGDFLDSLLELFSTGKIARDGLTAILFDLFTAGSDTMALTVEWAMAELLRNPGVMAKVRAEIHDAVGGKESIGETDVAGLPYLQAVLKEAMRLHPVGPILLPHRAVEEGVEIGGYTVPEGSTVIFNAWAIMRDPAAWERPDKFVPERFLSMADADQAVDFRGKAFEFIPFGSGRRLCPGLPMAERVLPFILASLLHAFEWRLPDGMSAEELDVSERFTTANMMAVPLKAVPVVVT; translated from the coding sequence ATGGAGATCGAGCTCTGGCCGATATGGGCGACGCTCGCGGTCGCCTCGCTCCTCTACTTCCTGGCCAGCCCCGCGCGCCGTGCCGGCACGGGGGGCGGGCGGATTCCGCCGGGCCCCACGCCGCTGCCGCTCGTCGGCAACCTGCTCTGCCTTCGCCGCGGCAACCTCCACCACACGCTCGCGCGCCTCGCGCGCGCCCACGGCCCCGTCATGACGCTCAGGCTCGGCCTCACCACCGCCGTGGTGGTGTCCTCGCGCGACGCGGCCCGGGAGGCGTTCACTAGGCACGACCGGCGCCTGGCCGCCCGCGCCGTCCCGGACGCCGCGCGCGGCCTCGGCTTCGCCGACCGGTCTATGTTGTGGCTGCCCAGCTCCGACCCGCTCTGGAAGAGCCTGCGCGGCATCGTGGCCGCCCACGCCTTCTCGCCGCGCGCCCTCGCCGCAGCGCGCGGCGTCCGGGAGCGCAAGGTGCGCGACATGGTGAGCTACTTCCGCGGCCGCGCCGGGAGGGAGGTGGACGTAGGCCAGGTCATGTACGCCGGCGTGCTCAACCTCGTGTCGAGCGCGCTCTGCTCCGTCGACGTGGTCGACATGGGCGCCGCCGAGTCGGGGCAGGGCATGCGGGAGCTCGTCGAGGACCTCGTCGCGGTGATCGCCAAGCCCAACATCTCCGACCTCGTCCCTTTCCTTCGGCGGCTCGACTTGCAAGGGTGGCGTCGCTGGTCGGCGATGCGGATCGATAAAATCTTGCTCATATTGGATGGCATAATCGACCGTCGTATGGCCAACACCTCCACGGAGGAGAAGCTCTCTCACGGTGACTTCCTGGACTCGCTCCTGGAGCTCTTCTCCACGGGCAAGATCGCCCGCGACGGCCTGACGGCCATATTGTTCGACTTGTTCACGGCCGGGAGCGACACCATGGCCCTCACCGTCGAGTGGGCGATGGCCGAGCTGCTCCGGAACCCAGGAGTCATGGCCAAGGTCCGCGCGGAGATACACGACGCTGTCGGCGGCAAGGAGAGCATCGGCGAGACCGACGTGGCGGGCTTGCCGTACCTCCAAGCCGTGTTGAAGGAGGCCATGCGGCTGCACCCGGTGGGGCCGATACTGCTGCCCCACCGGGCCGTGGAGGAAGGCGTGGAGATCGGCGGCTACACCGTGCCGGAGGGCTCGACAGTCATCTTCAACGCGTGGGCGATAATGCGCGACCCGGCGGCGTGGGAGAGGCCCGACAAGTTCGTGCCGGAGAGGTTCCTGAGCATGGCCGATGCGGACCAGGCGGTGGACTTCCGGGGCAAGGCGTTCGAGTTCATCCCGTTCGGGTCCGGCCGGAGGCTGTGCCCCGGCCTGCCGATGGCGGAGCGCGTCCTGCCGTTCATCCTGGCCTCGCTGCTGCACGCGTTCGAGTGGCGGCTGCCGGACGGCATGTCGGCCGAGGAGCTGGACGTGAGCGAGAGGTTCACCACCGCCAATATGATGGCTGTCCCACTCAAGGCCGTGCCCGTGGTGGTTACCTAA
- the LOC123168936 gene encoding cytochrome P450 76M5 — protein MEIELWLICATLAVVSLLYFLANPTRRAGTRRMPPGPTPLPVIGNVLSLRGGNLHHTLARLARAHGPVMTLRLGLTTAVVVSSRDAAREAFTRHDRRLAARAVPDAARGLGFADRSMVWLPSSDSLWKSLRGIAAAHAFSPRALAAARGVRERKVRDMVGHFRGRAGREVDVGQALYAGVLNLVSSALCSVDVVDMGAAEPGQGVRELVEDLVAVIAKPNVSDLVPFLRGLDLQGWRRWSAIRIGKIFRILDGIIDRRMALTAAAANTSTEEKHGDFLDVLLELFSTGKIARDGLTAILFDLFSAGSDTMALTVEWAMAELLRNPGVMAKVRTEIDDTLGGKETIGETDAAGLPYLQAVVKEAMRLHPVAPILLPHRAVEEGVEIGGYAVPEGSTVIFNAWAIMRDPAAWERPDEFVPERFLGVADQVVDFRGKAFEFIPFGSGRRLCPGVPMAERVVPFILASLLRAFEWRLPDGVWAEELDVSERFTTANVMAVPLKAVPVVVTE, from the coding sequence AtggagatcgagctctggctcatCTGTGCGACGCTCGCGGTCGTCTCGCTCCTCTACTTCCTGGCCAACCCGACACGCCGTGCGGGCACCCGGCGGATGCCGCCGGGCCCCACGCCGCTGCCCGTCATCGGCAACGTGCTCAGCCTCCGCGGCGGCAACCTCCACCACACCCTCGCGCGCCTCGCGCGCGCCCACGGCCCCGTCATGACGCTCAGGCTCGGCCTCACCACCGCCGTGGTGGTGTCCTCGCGCGACGCGGCCCGGGAGGCGTTCACCAGGCACGACCGCCGCCTGGCCGCGCGCGCCGTCCCTGACGCCGCGCGCGGCCTCGGCTTCGCCGACCGGTCCATGGTGTGGCTGCCCAGCTCCGACTCGCTCTGGAAGAGCCTGCGCGgcatcgcggccgcccacgccttCTCCCCGCGCGCCCTCGCCGCGGCGCGCGGCGTCCGCGAGCGCAAGGTGCGCGACATGGTGGGCCACTTCCGCGGCCGCGCCGGGAGGGAGGTGGACGTCGGCCAGGCCTTGTACGCCGGCGTGCTCAACCTCGTGTCGAGCGCGCTCTGCTCCGTCGACGTGGTCGACATGGGCGCCGCCGAGCCGGGGCAGGGCGTGCGGGAGCTCGTCGAGGACCTCGTCGCGGTGATCGCCAAGCCCAACGTCTCCGACCTCGTCCCTTTCCTCCGGGGGCTCGACTTGCAAGGGTGGCGTCGCTGGTCGGCGATACGGATCGGGAAAATCTTCCGCATATTGGACGGCATAATCGACCGTCGTATGGCATTGACAGCTGCGGCTGCCAACACGTCCACGGAGGAGAAGCATGGTGATTTCCTGGACGTGCTCCTCGAGCTCTTCTCCACGGGCAAGATCGCCCGCGACGGCCTGACGGCCATACTGTTCGACCTCTTCTCAGCCGGGAGCGACACCATGGCCCTCACCGTCGAGTGGGCAATGGCGGAGCTGCTCCGGAACCCAGGCGTCATGGCAAAGGTCCGCACGGAGATAGACGACACTCTCGGCGGCAAGGAGACCATCGGCGAGACCGACGCGGCGGGCCTGCCGTACCTCCAGGCCGTGGTGAAGGAGGCCATGCGGCTGCACCCGGTGGCGCCGATACTGCTGCCCCACCGGGCCGTGGAGGAAGGCGTGGAGATCGGCGGCTACGCCGTGCCGGAGGGCTCGACGGTCATCTTCAACGCGTGGGCGATAATGCGGGACCCGGCGGCGTGGGAGAGGCCCGACGAGTTCGTCCCGGAGAGGTTCCTCGGCGTGGCAGACCAGGTGGTGGACTTCCGGGGCAAGGCGTTCGAGTTCATCCCGTTCGGGTCCGGCCGGAGGCTGTGCCCCGGCGTGCCGATGGCGGAGCGCGTCGTGCCGTTCATCCTGGCCTCGCTGCTGCGCGCGTTCGAGTGGCGGCTGCCGGACGGCGTGTGGGCCGAGGAGCTGGACGTGAGCGAGAGGTTCACCACCGCCAACGTGATGGCTGTCCCGCTCAAGGCCGTGCCCGTCGTGGTCACTGAATAA
- the LOC123169103 gene encoding uncharacterized protein, which yields MSAPSLELEKDEEAAVVGDGQRYEVCSEATSGWTRRVRLGKAPGERDMNHDRKTAVELSVRAYAEKCEGHVINPTIGTEFDSLDEAYEFYNLYSWETGFGILLAKSRLNVQRTRCMQEIVCACAGECGKSISGEFGEGGLTEKVLAS from the exons ATGAGTGCTCCATCCCTAGAGCTCGAGAAGGACGAAGAAGCAGCGGTGGTTGGAGATGGGCAGAGATACGAGGTGTGCTCTGAAGCTACAAGCGGCTGGACGAGGAG GGTGAGGCTCGGGAAAGCACCTGGTGAGAGGGACATGAACCACGACAGGAAAACCGCGGTTGAGCTGTCTGTCCGTGCTTATGCTGAAAAATGTGAAGGGCATGTCATCAATCCAACAATTGGCACGGAATTTGACTCGTTGGATGAGGCATATGAGTTCTACAACCTATATTCATGGGAAACTGGGTTTGGTATACTGCTGGCGAAGAGCAGGCTCAATGTGCAGAGAACAAGATGTATGCAAGAGATTGTGTGTGCATGCGCG GGTGAGTGTGGGAAAAGCATATCTGGAGAATTTGGAGAGGGAGGCCTGACCGAAAAAGTGCTCGCAAGCTAA